The proteins below come from a single Eucalyptus grandis isolate ANBG69807.140 chromosome 3, ASM1654582v1, whole genome shotgun sequence genomic window:
- the LOC120291295 gene encoding LOW QUALITY PROTEIN: AAA-ATPase At5g57480-like (The sequence of the model RefSeq protein was modified relative to this genomic sequence to represent the inferred CDS: inserted 1 base in 1 codon) — protein sequence MKEFWTSLAFLLGVLAFCQSLLQMVFPPELRFASLKFLNRAFNCFSSYCYYDITEIDGVNTNELNNANTNELYNANANTNELYNAVQLYLSSFVSASGSRLSLTRAVNSSATTFGLSNNDCINDDFKGVAVQWEHVVTQRQSQSFSWRPLPDEKRGFTLRIRKRDKDIILDSYLDYIMDKANDIRRKSQERLLYTNSRGGSLDSRGHPWESVPFKHPSTFETLAMDPERKREIKEDLRDFAAGQAFYQRTGRAWKRGYLLYGPPGTGKSSMIAAMANFLGYDIYDLELTEVHSNSELRKLLMKTSSKSIIVIEDIDCSVNLSNRAKATHAGAPRNYYDSGAPDPARGGEDGNNNNTITLSGLLNFTDGLWSCCGSERIFVFTTNHIEKLDPALXRSGRMDMRIYMSYCSYPALKILLRNYLGSEAEDLGEKAARELREAAEKAKMTPADISEVLIKNRRNKERAVGELLEVLKARAERNEKYGGLREECELNGVVEEMEEEEQEKRALESPKEGSDCDDDSCKKVEDDDEEKEKAK from the exons GAGTTCTGGACATCTCTGGCCTTCCTCCTGGGCGTCCTGGCCTTCTGCCAGAGCCTCCTGCAGATGGTGTTCCCGCCCGAGCTCCGGTTCGCCTCCCTCAAGTTCCTGAACCGGGCGTTCAACTGCTTCTCCTCCTACTGCTACTACGACATCACCGAGATCGACGGCGTCAACACCAACGAGCTCAACAACGCCAACACCAACGAGCTCTACAACGCCAACGCCAACACCAACGAGCTCTACAACGCCGTCCAGCTCTACCTCAGCTCCTTCGTCTCCGCCTCCGGCAGCCGCCTCTCCCTCACACGCGCCGTCAACTCCAGCGCCACCACCTTCGGCCTCTCCAACAACGACTGCATCAACGACGACTTCAAAGGCGTTGCCGTCCAGTGGGAGCACGTAGTGACGCAACGCCAGTCCCAGAGCTTCTCGTGGCGGCCCCTCCCTGACGAGAAGCGTGGCTTCACGCTCCGGATCCGGAAGCGCGACAAGGACATCATCCTCGACTCCTACCTGGACTACATCATGGATAAGGCCAACGACATCCGCCGCAAGAGCCAAGAACGCCTCCTTTATACTAATTCGCGCGGCGGGTCGCTCGATTCCCGTGGCCACCCGTGGGAATCTGTGCCGTTCAAGCACCCGAGCACTTTCGAGACGTTGGCCATGGACccggagaggaagagggaaatCAAGGAGGACCTCCGCGACTTCGCGGCCGGGCAGGCGTTCTACCAGCGGACAGGCCGGGCCTGGAAGCGGGGCTACCTGCTCTACGGTCCGCCTGGGACGGGGAAATCGAGCATGATCGCCGCCATGGCCAATTTCCTTGGCTATGACATCTACGACCTCGAGCTGACCGAGGTGCACTCCAACTCCGAGCTCCGGAAGCTCCTCATGAAGACCAGTTCCAAGTCCATCATCGTCATTGAGGACATCGACTGCTCAGTCAATCTGTCGAACAGGGCGAAGGCAACCCACGCCGGCGCGCCACGGAACTACTACGACTCCGGCGCACCCGACCCGGCCCGCGGCGGCGAGGATGGGAACAACAACAACACGATCACCCTCTCGGGGCTGCTCAACTTCACCGACGGCCTGTGGTCGTGCTGCGGGAGCGAGAGGATCTTCGTGTTCACCACCAACCACATCGAGAAGCTCGACCCGGCAT CTCGGAGCGGCCGGATGGACATGCGCATCTACATGAGCTACTGCTCGTACCCGGCCCTCAAGATCCTGCTCCGGAACTACCTGGGCAGCGAGGCCGAGGACCTCGGCGAGAAGGCGGCGAGGGAGCTCCGGGAGGCGGCCGAGAAGGCCAAGATGACGCCGGCGGACATAAGCGAGGTCCTGATCAAGAACCGCAGGAACAAGGAGAGAGCGGTGGGGGAGCTGCTGGAGGTGTTGAAGGCGAGGGCGGAGAGGAACGAGAAGTACGGAGGGTTGAGGGAGGAGTGCGAGCTGAACGGGGtggtggaggagatggaggaagAGGAGCAGGAGAAGAGGGCGCTGGAGAGCCCGAAGGAAGGGAGCGACTGCGATGACGATTCTTGCAAGAAagtggaggatgatgatgaagagaaggagaaagccAAATGA